A single window of Zea mays cultivar B73 chromosome 10, Zm-B73-REFERENCE-NAM-5.0, whole genome shotgun sequence DNA harbors:
- the LOC100273273 gene encoding leucine-rich repeat (LRR) family protein precursor gives MAGAAAAAVAVLVLAAAHGALCGSSHVEFVAPAPSPSWDHRGTNSTAALEGCGCEPSPPPPWRFRNDKLRALYPVIQAFKQTITCDPLGVTATWTGTELCDSFFNNGSTTTYYRGFYCDYPPDAPGVLTVASIDFNGFGLCAPSLAGFIDAFPDLALFHANSNNFSGDVPDLTQLRYFYELDLSNNNFSGAFPEAVVPLGGLLFLDLRFNRYAGEVPAPVFALTVEALFLNNNGFGGRIPDTLGSTGAQYLVVANNQFTGPIPRSIYNASATLSEVLFLNNRLSGCLPYEIGLVEGLAVFDAGGNEITGPVPLSFGCLRDVEELNLAGNQLYGQVPDVVCLLARTGKLQNLSLSDNFFHSVGHHCMELVRSRVLDVRRNCILGFPDQRPPLECAAFYVDPSKHCPFIPHIPCELPGYTAHGHPHQGHGGGN, from the coding sequence ATggcgggggcggcagcggcggcagtaGCTGTGCTGGTGCTCGCCGCGGCGCACGGCGCGCTCTGCGGCTCGAGCCACGTCGAGTTCGTCGCGCCAGCGCCGTCGCCGTCCTGGGACCACCGCGGGACGAACAGCACGGCGGCGCTGGAGGGTTGCGGGTGcgagccgtcgccgccgccgccgtggagGTTCAGGAACGACAAGCTGAGGGCGCTGTACCCGGTGATCCAGGCGTTCAAGCAGACGATCACGTGCGACCCGCTGGGCGTGACGGCGACGTGGACGGGCACGGAGCTCTGCGACAGCTTCTTCAACAACGGCAGCACCACCACGTACTACAGGGGATTCTACTGCGACTACCCGCCGGACGCGCCGGGCGTGCTGACGGTGGCGTCCATCGACTTCAACGGGTTCGGGCTGTGCGCGCCGTCGCTGGCCGGGTTCATCGACGCGTTCCCGGACCTGGCGCTGTTCCACGCCAACTCCAACAACTTCTCCGGCGACGTGCCGGACCTGACCCAGCTGCGCTACTTCTACGAGCTGGACCTGTCCAACAACAACTTCTCGGGCGCGTTCCCGGAGGCCGTGGTGCCGCTGGGCGGGCTGCTGTTCCTGGACCTCCGCTTCAACCGGTACGCGGGGGAGGTGCCAGCGCCGGTGTTCGCGCTCACGGTGGAGGCGCTCTTCCTCAACAACAACGGCTTTGGCGGGCGGATCCCGGACACGCTCGGCAGCACGGGCGCGCAGTACCTGGTGGTGGCCAACAACCAGTTCACGGGCCCCATCCCGCGCTCCATCTACAACGCGTCGGCCACGCTGTCGGAGGTGCTGTTCCTCAACAACCGCCTGTCCGGGTGCCTCCCCTACGAGATCGGGCTGGTGGAGGGGCTGGCCGTGTTCGACGCCGGCGGGAACGAGATCACGGGGCCCGTGCCGCTGTCGTTCGGCTGCCTCCGCGACGTGGAGGAGCTCAACCTGGCGGGGAACCAGCTGTACGGGCAGGTGCCCGACGTGGTGTGCCTGCTGGCGCGGACGGGGAAGCTGCAGAACCTGTCGCTGTCGGACAACTTCTTCCACTCGGTGGGGCACCACTGCATGGAGCTGGTGCGCAGCCGTGTCCTGGACGTGCGGCGCAACTGCATTCTGGGGTTCCCCGACCAGCGGCCCCCGCTCGAGTGCGCCGCCTTCTACGTCGACCCCAGCAAGCACTGCCCCTTCATCCCGCACATCCCCTGCGAGTTGCCTGGGTACACGGCGCACGGCCATCCTCACCAAGGCCATGGGGGTGGGAACTGA